A window of Rhododendron vialii isolate Sample 1 chromosome 13a, ASM3025357v1 contains these coding sequences:
- the LOC131313643 gene encoding uncharacterized protein LOC131313643, with translation MSAAKSSGKKRVSESEASKTEKQKRVAIEDDFDFDLDLSSDIKGIMSALKQIREKAHKDGQKKNEETISSVASEIKSMLDELKNKFEKERQSLAKALSKSSKEYETLLKTETDKFKAVYEKICKERAAHLQAFKDFISKHEEEKERLFIRYEQLRKKEKSLISEHEKACTNKIAELEESLKKKKQDDKTFSILRKTLGSFLENASDEDFPHDE, from the exons ATGTCGGCAGCCAAATCAAGCGGGAAGAAACGAGTCTCCGAGTCCGAAGCTTCCAAAACGGAGAAGCAGAAGCGAGTCGCCATCGAGGACGACTTCGATTTCGATCTAGATCTCTCCAG CGACATCAAAGGCATCATGTCGGCGCTGAAACAGATCCGAGAGAAGGCGCACAAGGACGGCCAGAAGAAGAACGAAGAGACCATTTCGAG CGTGGCTTCAGAGATAAAGTCTATGCTTGACGAACTGAAGAACAAATTTGAGAAAGAAAG GCAAAGTCTTGCTAAGGCACTATCAAAGAGCTCAAAGGAG TATGAAACCTTGTTGAAGACTGAGACTGACAAGTTCAAAGCAGTTTATGAGAAAATTTGCAAGGAGAGAGCAGCACATCTGCAGGCCTTTAAAG ACTTTATCTCCAAACATGAAGAAGAGAAGGAGAGGCTTTTTATACGATATGAACAACTGA ggaagaaagagaagagtcTGATCTCTGAACATGAGAAAGCCTGCACAAACAAAATAGCTGAATTGGAAGAGtccttgaagaagaagaagcag GACGACAAAACTTTCAGCATTTTGAGAAAGACTTTGGGTTCATTCCTGGAAAATGCATCCGATGAGGACTTCCCACACGACGAGTGA
- the LOC131313640 gene encoding uncharacterized protein LOC131313640: MEEEVEDGPPPGWQSNPQIKHEKTEEMDEEEDGAPPGWQSPIFKKKKGEVIKDEEEEDGPPPGLQSNPIKQEEIKKEEEIEEEDEPAPGWQPIPVKDEEIKEEEVMQEEEEEDDGPPPGWQPVPVKEEEMEERDDDDDDDGPPPGWQSNPIKDEEIQEKEIEEEDDDDGPPPGWQSVPPQLPTPAPPGPSPTLPPVAPHPLPKPAIVSEKNQMVCGSCRRLLSYPRGARFVQCSCCRTVNLVLEEHQVGQVKCGSCAVLLMYPYGAQSVKCSSCRFVTEIRVHNKRPPLSVQQGRPPPLPNPVH; encoded by the exons ATGGAGGAAGAAGTGGAAGATGGACCCCCACCCGGATGGCAATCAAACCCACAAATCAAGCATGAAAAAACAGAGGAAATGGATGAAGAAGAAGACGGAGCCCCACCCGGATGGCAATCGCCaatcttcaaaaagaaaaagggtgaaGTTAttaaagatgaagaagaagaagatggaccCCCACCTGGTTTGCAATCAAACCCTATCAAacaagaagaaattaaaaaagaagaagaaatcgaagaagaagatgagcCTGCACCTGGTTGGCAACCGATTCCTGTCAAAGATGAAGAaattaaagaagaagaagtaatgcaagaagaagaagaagaagatgatgggCCTCCACCTGGGTGGCAACCAGTTcctgtaaaagaagaagaaatggaagaacgagatgatgatgatgatgatgatgggcCACCACCTGGGTGGCAATCAAACCCTATCAAAGATgaagaaattcaagaaaaagaaattgaagaagaagatgatgatgatggacCCCCACCTGGGTGGCAATCAGTCCCTCCGCAGCTGCCCACCCCAGCACCACCTGGGCCTTCGCCGACACTCCCACCAGTAGCTCCACATCCGCTACCCAAACCTGCGATTGTTTCCG AGAAGAATCAAATGGTTTGTGGTTCTTGCCGCCGACTTCTTTCTTATCCTCGAGGAGCCAGGTTTGTACAATGCTCATGCTGCCGGACAGTCAATCTTGTTCTGGAAG AACACCAAGTTGGCCAAGTGAAGTGTGGGAGTTGTGCGGTGTTGCTGATGTACCCATATGGAGCACAGTCAGTTAAATGTTCCTCTTGCCGATTTGTGACAGAAATTAGA GTACACAACAAGCGGCCTCCTTTGTCCGTGCAACAGGGTCGGCCACCACCTCTTCCGAATCCAGTTCACTAG